A window from Pseudomonas kribbensis encodes these proteins:
- the efeB gene encoding iron uptake transporter deferrochelatase/peroxidase subunit → MNDSEHFNLQRRRVLMGMGAAGVALAGTALSCPAMAAAPAQVSEAPSSDKTQDHHDFHGVHQTGIVTPRPASGMLVSFDVLASDREDLERLFRTLNERIAFLMKGGPVAQIDPKLPPPDSGILGPVVTPDNLTITVSVGESLFDERFGLAAAKPKRLIRMVGFPNDALEADCCHGDLSLQFCSNTADTNIHALRDIVKNLPDLLLVRWKQEGSVPPQAPAKPGVPAQSARNFLGFRDGSANPDSNDGKAMDRIVWVQPGSDEPAWAAHGSYQAVRIIRNFVERWDRTPLQEQESIIGRVKTTGAPMGASHETEVPDYSKDPEGKLTKLDAHIRLANPRTAASQANLILRRPFNYSNGVNKNGQLDMGLLFICYQADLEKGFITVQTRLNGEPLEEYLKPVGGGYFFTLPGVTGDKDFIGRSLLNATQPKTTA, encoded by the coding sequence ATGAACGATTCCGAACACTTCAACCTGCAACGCCGTCGCGTACTGATGGGCATGGGCGCCGCCGGCGTCGCTCTGGCCGGCACCGCTCTGAGCTGCCCGGCAATGGCTGCTGCACCTGCACAAGTCAGCGAAGCACCGAGCAGCGACAAGACCCAGGATCATCACGACTTTCATGGCGTGCACCAGACCGGCATTGTCACCCCGCGCCCGGCATCCGGCATGCTGGTGTCGTTTGATGTGCTGGCCAGCGACCGCGAAGACCTCGAACGCCTGTTCCGTACACTCAACGAGCGCATCGCGTTCCTGATGAAGGGCGGCCCGGTGGCGCAGATCGACCCAAAATTGCCGCCGCCGGATTCCGGCATCCTCGGCCCGGTGGTCACGCCTGACAACCTGACGATCACGGTGTCGGTGGGCGAATCGCTGTTCGACGAGCGTTTCGGCCTCGCCGCCGCCAAGCCCAAGCGCCTGATCCGCATGGTCGGATTCCCCAACGATGCGCTGGAAGCCGATTGCTGCCACGGCGACCTGAGCCTGCAGTTCTGCTCCAACACCGCCGACACCAACATCCACGCCCTGCGCGACATCGTGAAAAACCTGCCGGACCTGCTGCTGGTGCGCTGGAAGCAGGAAGGCAGCGTGCCGCCGCAAGCCCCGGCCAAACCCGGCGTACCGGCGCAATCGGCGCGTAACTTCCTGGGTTTCCGCGACGGTTCGGCCAACCCGGATTCCAACGACGGCAAGGCCATGGATCGCATTGTCTGGGTGCAACCGGGCAGCGACGAGCCGGCCTGGGCGGCCCACGGCAGTTATCAGGCGGTGCGGATCATCCGCAACTTCGTCGAACGCTGGGACCGCACGCCGTTGCAGGAACAGGAAAGCATCATCGGCCGGGTGAAAACCACCGGCGCGCCGATGGGCGCCAGCCATGAAACCGAAGTCCCGGACTACAGCAAGGACCCGGAAGGCAAGCTGACCAAGCTCGACGCGCACATCCGCCTGGCCAACCCGCGCACCGCCGCGAGCCAGGCCAATTTGATCCTGCGCCGGCCCTTCAACTACTCCAACGGCGTGAACAAGAACGGCCAGCTCGACATGGGCCTGCTGTTCATCTGCTACCAGGCCGATCTGGAAAAAGGCTTCATCACCGTACAGACCCGCCTCAACGGCGAACCGCTGGAGGAATACCTCAAGCCGGTCGGCGGCGGTTACTTCTTCACCCTGCCGGGTGTTACGGGCGACAAGGATTTCATCGGTCGCTCGCTGCTCAACGCTACCCAACCAAAAACAACTGCATAG
- the efeO gene encoding iron uptake system protein EfeO, translating into MKKTPIALLLTLGLLNTPLSAFAATAPLDLVGPVSDYKIYVTEQLDQLGTHTKQFTDAVKKGDLATAQKLYAPTRVYYESIEPIAELFSDLDASIDSRVDDHEKGVKAEDFTGFHRLEYSLFSEKSTQGLNDLADKLDKDVQDLQTRVAGLTFPPEKVVGGAAALLEEVAATKISGEEDRYSHTDLYDFQGNIDGAKKIVDLFRPQIEKQDKAFVAKVDKNFATVDKILAKYKTKDGGFETYDKVKDNDRKALVGPVNTLAEDLSTLRGKLGLN; encoded by the coding sequence ATGAAAAAGACGCCCATCGCGTTATTGCTGACCCTTGGTCTACTCAACACCCCGCTGTCGGCGTTCGCGGCGACTGCACCGCTGGATCTGGTCGGGCCGGTTTCGGACTACAAGATCTACGTCACCGAGCAACTGGACCAGTTGGGCACCCACACCAAACAATTCACCGATGCGGTGAAAAAGGGTGACCTGGCCACCGCGCAGAAGCTCTACGCACCGACCCGCGTCTACTACGAGTCGATCGAGCCGATTGCCGAGCTGTTCAGTGACCTCGATGCGTCCATCGACTCCCGCGTCGACGACCACGAAAAAGGCGTTAAGGCTGAAGACTTCACCGGTTTCCACCGCCTCGAGTACTCGCTGTTCTCGGAAAAAAGCACCCAGGGCCTTAATGATCTGGCCGACAAACTGGATAAAGACGTGCAGGACCTGCAGACCCGCGTTGCCGGCCTGACCTTCCCGCCCGAGAAAGTCGTCGGTGGTGCTGCCGCCCTCCTGGAAGAAGTCGCCGCCACCAAGATCTCCGGTGAGGAAGACCGCTACAGCCACACCGACCTCTATGACTTCCAGGGCAACATCGACGGCGCAAAGAAAATCGTCGACCTGTTCCGTCCGCAGATCGAGAAGCAGGACAAGGCCTTCGTGGCCAAAGTCGACAAGAACTTCGCCACCGTGGACAAGATCCTGGCCAAGTACAAGACCAAGGATGGTGGCTTCGAGACTTATGACAAAGTGAAGGATAACGACCGCAAGGCGCTGGTGGGTCCGGTCAATACTCTGGCTGAAGACCTGTCGACCTTGCGTGGCAAACTCGGTCTGAACTGA
- the pssA gene encoding CDP-diacylglycerol--serine O-phosphatidyltransferase: MPLLFKRSLLPKLRSFPLTAEAVTILSGAAEFRRCLLEKIAQATQRIYLVALYLQNDEAGQEILDALHAAKLKRPELEIVVVVDWLRAQRGLIGAGKQPGNAAWYQEMTRTHQSVVPVYGVPVQTRELFGVLHLKGFVIDDCVVYSGASLNNVYLHKFDKYRFDRYHVLQSRELADSMHHLVKHGLIESKAVHRLDLPHLPTTRSLRNDIGDLRSRLKYAAYDTSAGSTAHTGLSVSPLLGVGKNNPLNRVILELIASAQKQLTICTPYFNLPLGVIREINRALARGVKIDIVVGDKTANDFYIPPSEPFKVIAALPYLYEISLRRFAKRHQRNIDSGQLNLHLWREGDNSYHLKGMWIDQRYTLLTGNNLNPRAFRLDLENALLIDDPKGEWLEPRRLELENIFEHTTRIERFQDLEALPDYPAGVAKFLKRVSRVRVERLLYRIL, translated from the coding sequence ATGCCGTTGCTTTTCAAACGCTCTCTGCTGCCCAAGTTGCGCAGCTTTCCGCTGACCGCCGAGGCCGTGACCATTCTGTCCGGCGCCGCCGAGTTCCGTCGTTGCCTGTTGGAGAAAATCGCCCAGGCGACCCAGCGCATCTACCTCGTCGCGCTTTATCTGCAAAACGACGAAGCCGGTCAGGAAATCCTCGATGCCTTGCACGCCGCGAAACTCAAGCGCCCGGAGCTCGAAATCGTTGTGGTCGTCGACTGGTTGCGCGCCCAACGTGGCTTGATCGGTGCCGGCAAGCAGCCGGGCAACGCCGCCTGGTATCAGGAGATGACCCGTACCCACCAGAGCGTGGTGCCGGTCTACGGCGTGCCGGTGCAGACCCGCGAGCTGTTCGGCGTGCTGCACCTGAAAGGCTTCGTGATCGACGATTGCGTGGTCTACAGCGGCGCCAGCCTGAACAACGTCTATCTGCACAAGTTCGACAAGTATCGCTTCGACCGTTATCACGTGCTACAGAGCCGTGAACTGGCGGACTCGATGCACCACCTGGTCAAGCACGGCCTGATCGAATCGAAAGCGGTGCATCGCCTCGACCTGCCGCACTTGCCGACCACCCGCAGCCTGCGCAACGACATCGGCGATCTGCGCAGTCGTCTCAAATATGCGGCGTACGACACCAGCGCCGGCAGCACGGCGCATACCGGCCTGTCGGTCAGCCCGTTGCTCGGCGTGGGCAAGAACAACCCGCTGAACCGGGTGATTCTGGAGCTGATCGCCAGCGCCCAGAAGCAACTGACCATCTGCACGCCGTACTTCAACCTGCCGCTGGGGGTGATCCGCGAGATCAACCGGGCGCTGGCCCGTGGCGTGAAGATCGACATCGTGGTCGGCGACAAGACCGCCAACGACTTCTACATTCCGCCGAGCGAGCCGTTCAAGGTGATCGCCGCGCTGCCGTACCTTTACGAGATCAGCCTGCGCCGTTTCGCCAAGCGGCATCAGCGCAACATCGACAGTGGCCAGTTGAACCTGCATCTGTGGCGTGAGGGCGACAACAGCTATCACCTCAAGGGCATGTGGATCGACCAGCGCTATACGCTGCTGACCGGCAACAACCTCAACCCGAGGGCGTTCCGTCTCGATCTGGAAAACGCGCTGCTGATCGACGACCCGAAAGGCGAGTGGCTGGAGCCGCGTCGTCTTGAGCTGGAAAACATCTTCGAACACACCACGCGGATCGAACGTTTCCAGGATCTGGAAGCCTTGCCGGATTACCCGGCCGGGGTCGCCAAGTTCCTCAAGCGCGTGAGCCGGGTGCGGGTCGAACGGTTGCTGTACCGGATTCTGTAG
- a CDS encoding TetR/AcrR family transcriptional regulator, which produces MNEITSNDTTRDIILDVTEKLIYKSGIAATGMDLLVKTAGVSRKSIYRYFANKEELTVAALQRRDVRWMHWYRSAVDQAETPADRLLNLFTVLKGWFASEGFRGCAFINTSGETGDPQDPVRQVAKDHKQKLLDYVCELCTEHGAEDPQLLARQLLILIDGAITVALVMGDHSAADNAQCMARKLLDL; this is translated from the coding sequence ATGAACGAAATCACCAGCAACGACACGACCCGCGACATCATTCTGGATGTCACCGAAAAGTTGATCTACAAAAGTGGCATCGCAGCCACCGGCATGGATCTTCTGGTGAAAACCGCCGGTGTCTCCAGAAAGAGTATCTACCGCTACTTCGCCAACAAGGAGGAGCTGACCGTCGCCGCCCTGCAACGCCGCGACGTACGCTGGATGCACTGGTACAGAAGCGCCGTCGATCAGGCCGAAACCCCGGCCGATCGCCTGCTCAACCTGTTTACCGTGCTCAAGGGCTGGTTCGCCTCGGAAGGCTTCCGGGGCTGCGCCTTCATCAATACCAGCGGCGAGACCGGCGATCCGCAGGATCCGGTGCGCCAAGTCGCCAAAGACCACAAACAGAAGCTGCTCGACTACGTGTGCGAGCTGTGTACCGAACATGGTGCCGAGGACCCGCAACTGCTGGCCAGACAGTTGCTGATCCTGATTGACGGCGCCATTACCGTAGCGCTTGTGATGGGTGATCACAGTGCCGCCGATAATGCGCAATGCATGGCGCGAAAGTTATTGGACCTGTAA
- a CDS encoding DUF1348 family protein, producing MSTAAEVRPPLPPFNRESAIEKVRLAEDGWNSRDPQRVSLAYTLDTKWRNRAEFANSREEAKAFLTRKWAKELDYRLIKELWAYSDTRIAVRYAYEWHDDSGNWFRSYGNENWEFDEHGLMFQRYACINDMPIKESERKFHWPLGRRPDDHPGLSELGL from the coding sequence ATGTCTACTGCAGCTGAAGTGCGTCCGCCATTGCCACCCTTCAACCGTGAATCGGCCATTGAAAAAGTTCGTCTGGCCGAGGATGGCTGGAACTCCCGCGACCCGCAGCGGGTGTCGCTGGCCTACACCCTGGACACCAAATGGCGCAACCGCGCCGAATTCGCCAACAGCCGCGAGGAAGCCAAGGCCTTCCTGACCCGCAAATGGGCCAAGGAACTGGATTACCGCCTGATCAAGGAACTCTGGGCCTACTCCGACACCCGCATCGCCGTGCGCTACGCCTACGAATGGCACGACGACTCGGGCAACTGGTTCCGTTCCTACGGCAACGAGAACTGGGAGTTCGACGAGCACGGCCTGATGTTCCAGCGATATGCCTGCATCAACGACATGCCGATCAAGGAAAGCGAACGCAAGTTCCACTGGCCGCTGGGCCGGCGCCCGGATGATCATCCGGGGTTGTCGGAGCTGGGTCTTTAA
- a CDS encoding TSUP family transporter — protein sequence MPFELSVDLTTLAVLALVAFIAGFIDAIAGGGGLLTTPALLTAGLPPHLVLGTNKLSSTFGSATASFTFYRRKLFHPRQWMHAIIGTLVGALTGAIVAHYLPAEWLNKMLPVIVFACGLYLLFGGTPKAPLDSDAPIKKKWQSTQGFSLGFYDGVAGPGTGAFWTVSSLLLYPIDLVKASGVARSMNFVSNIAALSVFVFSGQVDWIIGLSMGLSVMVGAFFGARTAISGGAKFIRPVFITVVLGLTVRLAWQHWFSVA from the coding sequence ATGCCTTTCGAACTCAGCGTTGACCTCACTACCCTGGCCGTTCTGGCCCTTGTCGCCTTCATTGCCGGATTCATCGACGCCATCGCCGGCGGTGGCGGTCTGTTGACCACGCCGGCGCTGCTCACCGCCGGTCTGCCGCCGCATCTGGTGCTGGGCACCAACAAACTGAGTTCGACCTTCGGCTCGGCCACTGCCAGTTTCACCTTCTACCGACGCAAGCTGTTCCACCCAAGGCAGTGGATGCACGCGATCATCGGCACGCTGGTCGGCGCGTTGACCGGCGCCATCGTCGCCCACTATCTGCCGGCGGAATGGCTGAACAAGATGCTGCCGGTAATCGTCTTCGCCTGCGGCCTCTACCTGTTGTTTGGCGGCACTCCGAAAGCGCCGCTGGACAGCGATGCACCGATCAAGAAGAAATGGCAATCAACCCAGGGCTTCAGCCTTGGCTTCTATGACGGCGTTGCGGGACCAGGTACGGGTGCGTTCTGGACCGTCAGCAGCCTCCTGCTCTACCCGATCGATCTGGTCAAGGCCAGCGGCGTGGCGCGCAGCATGAACTTCGTCAGCAACATTGCAGCGCTATCGGTGTTCGTGTTTTCCGGGCAGGTGGACTGGATCATCGGCCTGAGCATGGGCCTGTCGGTGATGGTCGGCGCATTCTTCGGGGCGCGCACCGCGATCAGCGGCGGCGCCAAGTTCATTCGTCCGGTGTTCATCACCGTGGTGCTGGGGTTGACCGTGCGTCTAGCCTGGCAGCACTGGTTCAGCGTGGCCTAA
- the nudC gene encoding NAD(+) diphosphatase gives MTPRWTTAVLDTDQPGGWAVARSPEGFLFDDNGALFPREWLKRQDLSILAEHGIGHLDGEPVYLLELRSTSEVPGCNWKGLRAFMLDGDHTIYKVLGYAAQIGTWAREHRFCGNCGQPMTQVPRERAMYCQPCDLRSYPRISPSMIVLVTRGDEVLLARSPRFVTGVYSTLAGFAEPGESAEDCLIREVREEVQIEVKNIQYMGSQCWPFPHSMMLGFHAEYASGEIVCQEDEIEDAQWFNVHDLPPLPASKSIARYLIDVYVARRLGHAEPVLPG, from the coding sequence ATGACACCTCGCTGGACCACCGCAGTACTGGACACCGATCAACCCGGCGGCTGGGCCGTCGCGCGCAGCCCCGAGGGCTTTCTGTTCGATGACAATGGCGCGCTGTTCCCCCGGGAATGGCTCAAGCGCCAGGACTTGTCGATCCTCGCCGAGCACGGTATCGGTCACCTCGATGGCGAGCCGGTCTACCTGCTTGAACTGCGCAGCACCAGCGAGGTGCCGGGTTGTAACTGGAAAGGCTTGCGGGCGTTCATGCTCGACGGCGATCACACGATCTACAAAGTGCTGGGTTACGCGGCGCAGATCGGGACGTGGGCCCGTGAACACCGGTTCTGCGGCAACTGCGGTCAGCCCATGACCCAGGTGCCGCGGGAGCGGGCGATGTATTGCCAGCCGTGCGACCTGCGCAGTTATCCGCGCATTTCACCGAGCATGATCGTGCTGGTGACCCGGGGCGATGAAGTGCTGCTGGCGCGCTCGCCGCGTTTCGTCACCGGGGTCTACAGCACGCTGGCCGGGTTTGCCGAACCGGGTGAGTCGGCTGAAGACTGTCTGATTCGCGAAGTGCGCGAGGAAGTGCAGATCGAAGTAAAGAACATCCAGTACATGGGCAGCCAGTGCTGGCCGTTCCCGCATTCGATGATGCTGGGCTTCCATGCTGAATACGCCAGCGGCGAGATTGTCTGTCAGGAAGACGAGATCGAAGACGCCCAGTGGTTCAACGTGCACGATCTGCCGCCGTTGCCGGCGTCAAAATCGATTGCACGTTACCTGATCGACGTTTACGTGGCGCGGCGCTTAGGCCACGCTGAACCAGTGCTGCCAGGCTAG
- a CDS encoding crotonase/enoyl-CoA hydratase family protein: MTQYTAFSVELADNIAHVQINRPEKINSMNAAFWSEIVEVFQWIDDTDEVRVVVLSGAGKHFSSGIDLMMLAGVANELGKDVGRNARLLRKKILTLQASFNAVDNCCKPVLAAIQGYCLGGAIDLIAACDMRYAAEDAQFSIKEIDIGMAADVGTLQRLPRIIGDGMLRELAYTGRTFGAEEARSIGLVNRVYSDKDSLIEGVMDIARDIAGKSPIAVTGTKEMISYMRDHRIDDGLEYVATWNAAMLQSTDLRVAMAAHMSKQKPEFLD; encoded by the coding sequence ATGACTCAATACACCGCCTTCAGCGTCGAACTGGCCGACAACATCGCTCATGTGCAGATCAACCGGCCGGAAAAGATCAACTCGATGAACGCCGCGTTCTGGAGCGAAATCGTCGAGGTGTTCCAGTGGATCGACGACACCGACGAAGTGCGGGTGGTGGTGCTCAGCGGTGCCGGCAAACACTTTTCTTCGGGCATCGACCTGATGATGCTGGCCGGCGTCGCCAATGAACTGGGCAAGGACGTCGGCCGCAATGCGCGTCTGTTGCGCAAAAAAATCCTGACCCTGCAAGCCTCGTTCAATGCCGTCGACAATTGCTGCAAGCCGGTGCTCGCGGCGATTCAGGGTTATTGCCTGGGCGGTGCCATCGATCTGATCGCAGCCTGCGACATGCGCTACGCCGCCGAAGACGCGCAATTCTCAATTAAAGAAATCGACATCGGCATGGCAGCCGACGTTGGCACTTTGCAACGGTTGCCACGGATCATCGGTGACGGCATGCTGCGTGAGCTGGCTTACACCGGTCGTACCTTTGGCGCCGAAGAGGCCCGCAGCATCGGGCTGGTCAATCGCGTCTACAGCGACAAGGACAGCCTGATCGAAGGCGTGATGGACATTGCCCGGGACATCGCCGGCAAGTCACCGATCGCGGTCACCGGCACCAAGGAAATGATCAGCTACATGCGCGACCACCGAATTGACGATGGTCTGGAGTACGTTGCCACCTGGAACGCCGCCATGTTGCAATCCACCGACTTGCGCGTGGCCATGGCCGCCCACATGAGCAAACAGAAACCCGAATTTCTGGATTGA
- a CDS encoding class I SAM-dependent methyltransferase — protein sequence MKDQVHHSAAAGYKTAAETYVKGRPEYPPAVTDWLTATLDLDGHKTVIDLGAGTGKFTGRLVATGAQVIAVEPVAQMLEKLSANWPDVLAVSAMATDLPLPDESVDAVVCAQAFHWFASTEALDEIARVLKPGGKLGLIWNLRDTRVGWVPKLDAIVNAREGDTPRYYTGAWRKVFPHPAFGPLQAEHFHHGHTGSPEDVIFNRVRSTSFIAALPDAERARIDEQLRALIASDPELRGRDVMTVPYETAAFVAVKGG from the coding sequence ATGAAAGATCAGGTTCACCACTCCGCTGCCGCCGGTTACAAGACCGCAGCGGAAACCTACGTCAAAGGCCGGCCGGAATATCCGCCGGCAGTCACCGACTGGCTGACGGCAACCCTGGACCTGGATGGCCACAAGACCGTTATCGACCTCGGCGCCGGCACCGGCAAGTTCACCGGACGATTGGTGGCGACCGGTGCCCAGGTGATTGCCGTGGAGCCGGTGGCGCAGATGCTGGAAAAACTGTCTGCCAACTGGCCCGACGTGTTGGCCGTCAGCGCCATGGCGACTGACTTGCCGTTGCCTGATGAGTCGGTGGACGCCGTGGTCTGCGCCCAGGCCTTTCACTGGTTCGCCAGCACCGAGGCGCTGGACGAAATCGCCCGGGTGCTCAAGCCCGGCGGCAAGCTCGGGCTGATCTGGAACCTGCGCGACACCCGGGTCGGCTGGGTGCCCAAGCTCGATGCCATCGTCAACGCCCGCGAAGGCGACACGCCGCGCTATTACACCGGTGCCTGGCGCAAGGTGTTCCCGCATCCGGCGTTCGGGCCGTTACAGGCCGAGCATTTTCACCATGGTCATACCGGCTCGCCGGAAGATGTGATTTTCAACCGGGTGCGTTCCACCAGTTTCATCGCGGCGCTGCCGGATGCAGAGCGGGCCCGGATCGATGAACAGTTGCGGGCGTTGATCGCATCCGATCCCGAACTGCGAGGCCGGGATGTGATGACCGTGCCTTACGAGACTGCCGCGTTCGTGGCGGTGAAGGGCGGCTAG
- a CDS encoding tetratricopeptide repeat protein gives MTIRSVMFAAPLLMAAMLSSPLALAHGDEDEPVQKPNCPKGQVYDSKTQKCVMQTSSLVPDADRTDYAYRLAKDGRYEEALALLDTLKQPNTAKALNYRGYATRKLGRTDEGIGYYLQSVKLDPQYAQVREYLGEAYVIKGRIDLAQEQLQHIQKICGTTCEEYRDLAEAINDSSKT, from the coding sequence ATGACTATCCGTTCCGTTATGTTCGCCGCCCCGTTGCTAATGGCCGCAATGTTGTCCAGCCCTTTGGCCCTGGCCCACGGTGATGAAGACGAGCCGGTGCAGAAACCCAACTGCCCGAAAGGCCAGGTGTACGACAGCAAAACGCAGAAATGCGTGATGCAGACCAGCAGCCTGGTACCGGACGCCGACCGCACCGACTACGCCTATCGTCTTGCGAAGGACGGTCGCTATGAAGAAGCCCTTGCCTTGCTCGACACCCTGAAACAGCCGAACACCGCCAAGGCCCTCAACTATCGCGGCTATGCCACGCGCAAGCTGGGCCGAACCGACGAAGGCATCGGTTATTACCTGCAATCGGTGAAGCTCGATCCGCAGTACGCCCAAGTGCGTGAGTATTTGGGCGAGGCCTACGTCATCAAGGGCCGCATCGACCTGGCGCAGGAGCAGTTGCAGCATATCCAGAAGATTTGTGGCACGACCTGCGAGGAATACCGGGACCTGGCCGAAGCCATCAACGATTCATCGAAAACCTGA
- a CDS encoding RNA polymerase sigma factor — MARLWRYGLLLSRNRHVAEDLVQATCVRALERSGQYVAGTRMDRWLLSILHSIWLNEVRARRVRQGQGVVDADSQLTFDGEYAAQTHVMAAQVIRRVDALPETQRETVYLAYVEGLSYREVAEILQVPIGTVMSRLATARLKLAEYPPLHAVPNTPAGDRQ, encoded by the coding sequence CTGGCGCGCCTGTGGCGCTACGGCTTGCTGCTGTCGCGCAACCGGCACGTGGCCGAGGATCTGGTGCAAGCCACCTGCGTACGGGCGCTTGAACGTTCGGGCCAGTACGTGGCCGGCACGCGCATGGACCGCTGGCTGCTGAGCATCCTGCATTCGATCTGGCTCAACGAAGTGCGCGCCCGCCGGGTGCGCCAGGGCCAGGGCGTGGTGGACGCCGACAGCCAGCTCACCTTCGACGGCGAATACGCCGCGCAGACCCACGTCATGGCGGCGCAGGTGATCCGCCGCGTCGATGCGCTGCCGGAGACCCAGCGCGAAACGGTCTATCTCGCTTACGTCGAAGGACTGTCTTATCGCGAAGTCGCCGAGATCCTGCAAGTGCCGATCGGCACGGTCATGAGTCGCCTCGCCACCGCCCGCCTGAAACTGGCCGAATACCCGCCGCTGCATGCGGTACCGAACACCCCCGCAGGAGACCGGCAATGA
- a CDS encoding anti-sigma factor family protein has product MNTPSDEQLVAYLDDELDREQRSQLDSLIADDPLLNLRVQWLSRSNLPYRDAYDELARQAPLDRLQARLDAAPSPQRPGFSRRWFMGAAAAGMVFAGVAADRLFLGWLAQQSHNWRELVGDYMALYVPQTLEHLATDEASQLAQLRTVDARLGLNLSPAKLKLPGAQFKRAQLLEYDGVPIAQMTWLDAAHGPLALCVTRSNSGSQPLAHERRHGMNVVYWTEREHAWMLIGHNPATELEGLAKMFKERLST; this is encoded by the coding sequence ATGAATACGCCTTCCGACGAGCAACTGGTGGCGTATCTGGACGATGAACTGGACCGCGAACAACGCAGCCAGCTCGACAGCCTCATCGCCGACGATCCGCTGCTCAATCTTCGGGTGCAGTGGCTGAGCCGCAGCAACCTGCCCTATCGCGACGCCTACGATGAGCTGGCACGACAGGCACCGCTCGATCGCCTGCAAGCCCGACTGGATGCCGCACCCTCCCCGCAACGTCCCGGTTTCAGTCGGCGTTGGTTCATGGGCGCGGCGGCAGCGGGCATGGTGTTCGCGGGCGTCGCGGCGGACCGTCTGTTCCTTGGTTGGCTAGCGCAGCAATCGCACAACTGGCGCGAGCTGGTGGGCGATTACATGGCGCTATACGTCCCGCAAACCCTTGAACATCTGGCCACCGACGAAGCCTCGCAACTGGCGCAATTGCGCACCGTCGACGCACGACTGGGCCTGAACCTGTCGCCAGCGAAACTGAAACTGCCCGGCGCGCAGTTCAAACGTGCGCAGCTACTTGAATACGACGGCGTGCCGATTGCACAGATGACCTGGCTCGACGCCGCCCACGGCCCGCTGGCACTGTGCGTTACCCGCTCCAACAGCGGCAGCCAGCCGCTGGCCCATGAACGCCGGCACGGGATGAACGTGGTGTACTGGACCGAACGCGAGCACGCGTGGATGCTGATCGGGCATAACCCGGCCACCGAGCTGGAAGGTCTGGCAAAAATGTTTAAAGAGCGGCTGAGCACATGA
- the pncA gene encoding bifunctional nicotinamidase/pyrazinamidase — MPISPRTALLVIDVQNDFTPGGQLAVPEGDLIVPLINRLAEQFKQVVIAQDWHPAGHASFASSHPGRQPYEVIQLPYGEQTLWPDHCIQGSRGADFHSGLNLPHAQLIIRKGCNPDIDSYSAFLEADRATTTGLAGYLKERGIDTVYMVGLALDFCVMFSALDARAAGFNTFVVLDACRAIDMNGSLASAMERMQVAGVGLIQSTELL, encoded by the coding sequence ATGCCGATTTCACCGCGTACTGCATTGCTGGTCATCGATGTACAGAACGACTTCACTCCCGGCGGCCAGCTGGCTGTGCCCGAGGGCGACCTGATCGTTCCGTTGATCAACCGCCTTGCCGAACAGTTCAAGCAAGTGGTCATTGCCCAGGACTGGCATCCGGCGGGCCACGCTTCGTTTGCCTCCAGCCATCCCGGCCGCCAGCCCTACGAGGTGATTCAACTGCCGTACGGCGAACAGACCCTCTGGCCGGATCACTGCATTCAGGGCTCACGCGGCGCCGATTTTCATTCGGGACTCAATCTGCCCCACGCTCAACTGATCATCCGCAAGGGCTGCAATCCGGACATCGACAGCTATTCGGCGTTTCTTGAAGCGGACCGGGCAACCACCACGGGGCTGGCGGGTTATCTGAAGGAACGCGGCATCGACACGGTGTACATGGTCGGCCTGGCGCTGGACTTCTGCGTGATGTTCTCCGCGCTGGATGCACGGGCGGCGGGGTTCAATACGTTTGTGGTGCTGGATGCGTGCCGGGCAATCGACATGAATGGATCGCTGGCGTCGGCGATGGAGCGGATGCAGGTGGCCGGGGTCGGACTGATCCAGTCCACTGAACTGCTCTGA